The following are encoded together in the Salinibacter grassmerensis genome:
- a CDS encoding amidohydrolase family protein, whose amino-acid sequence MLSPSRPRIQSASAVLTLFVALLLALPAHAQKQPGFQGPFALTNAQVIVAPGDTLDSGTVVIRDDSIAAVGPNVSVPSDAQTFDLSGQMVYPGFIDSGTHLGLAEIGSLPETQDFNEVGDLTAHMNALTAVNPSTVHVPTTRAHGITSVITEPENGILPGTSALIGLHGYTPEQMHLGGVTLTKLNFPSVGRQGPSDDRSPDAIQKEAEKALNQLNDLWAQAERYARIDSAVAEQPEARRQPEFVPAMEGLLPVIQGTQPLMISANAAADISKALDWAEERGVLDQVILSGALEGWRVADEIAAADVPVLVGSIMQPPSRESDRYDKAYRTPALLHDAGATVALRSGKTENVRNLVFHAGFAASHGLGKTEALRAITTTPARIFGVADQVGTIEAGKRANLFVADGDPLQPATDVQHLFIDGYKLPLENRATKLYDEFLNRNPGLKK is encoded by the coding sequence ATGCTATCTCCCTCCCGCCCGCGAATTCAGAGTGCATCCGCGGTGCTGACCCTGTTCGTTGCCCTCCTCCTGGCCCTGCCCGCCCACGCCCAGAAGCAGCCCGGCTTCCAGGGGCCGTTTGCCCTCACGAACGCTCAAGTGATCGTCGCCCCCGGCGACACCCTTGACAGCGGCACGGTCGTCATCCGCGACGACTCGATCGCCGCCGTGGGGCCAAACGTATCGGTGCCTTCTGACGCACAAACGTTCGATCTCTCGGGCCAGATGGTGTATCCCGGGTTCATCGACAGCGGCACGCACCTTGGCCTCGCAGAGATCGGCTCGCTTCCGGAGACGCAGGACTTCAACGAGGTCGGCGACCTCACGGCCCACATGAACGCCCTCACGGCCGTAAACCCTAGCACCGTGCACGTGCCCACGACGCGCGCTCACGGCATCACCTCCGTCATCACGGAGCCGGAGAACGGCATTTTACCCGGGACGTCGGCCCTTATTGGCCTCCACGGCTACACCCCCGAGCAGATGCACCTGGGAGGGGTGACCCTCACGAAGCTGAACTTCCCGTCCGTGGGGCGTCAGGGCCCCTCGGACGACCGGTCGCCGGATGCAATCCAGAAGGAAGCTGAGAAGGCCCTCAACCAACTCAATGACTTGTGGGCCCAGGCCGAGCGGTACGCCCGGATCGACTCGGCGGTGGCGGAGCAGCCCGAGGCGCGGCGCCAGCCGGAGTTCGTGCCCGCCATGGAGGGACTGCTGCCCGTCATTCAAGGCACACAGCCCCTCATGATCTCCGCCAACGCGGCGGCCGACATCTCAAAGGCCCTTGACTGGGCGGAGGAGCGCGGCGTGCTCGACCAGGTTATTCTGAGCGGGGCGCTGGAGGGGTGGCGCGTCGCCGACGAGATCGCGGCCGCCGACGTCCCGGTGTTGGTTGGCTCCATCATGCAACCCCCGAGTCGGGAGAGCGACCGCTACGACAAGGCGTACCGCACTCCTGCCCTCCTCCACGACGCCGGTGCAACCGTGGCGCTCCGCTCCGGCAAGACCGAGAACGTGCGAAACCTCGTCTTCCACGCCGGCTTCGCCGCCTCCCATGGGCTCGGCAAGACGGAGGCCCTCCGCGCCATCACGACCACCCCGGCGCGCATCTTTGGCGTCGCGGACCAGGTGGGAACCATCGAGGCCGGCAAGCGGGCCAATCTCTTCGTCGCCGACGGCGATCCACTTCAGCCCGCCACCGACGTGCAGCATCTCTTCATCGACGGGTACAAGCTGCCGCTCGAAAACCGGGCCACGAAGCTGTACGACGAGTTCCTGAACCGGAATCCAGGGCTGAAGAAGTAG
- the nadC gene encoding carboxylating nicotinate-nucleotide diphosphorylase: protein MLSLLRLSIAEDVDADGEWWFGEEAPSSRDATSTATLGPDAVLDGYLVAKEEGVVAGLPLADALFRLVDPALRFTPSVEEGERVEAGQTLATVGGPGRALLAAERPAINFVGRLSGIATLTRQFVDAVSHTAADILDTRKTLPGHRRPDKYAVQQGGGHNHRMGLYDMVLIKDNHIDGAGGITEAVRRVRDTHGDTYSIEVEVKTLDELDEALALAPDYLLLDNMSPETLRQAVERADGRVPLEASGGVTLDTVSTVAETGVDAISVGALTHSAEAFDVSMRAR from the coding sequence GTGCTGTCGCTCCTGCGGCTGAGCATCGCGGAGGACGTAGATGCCGACGGGGAGTGGTGGTTTGGCGAGGAGGCGCCGTCGAGCCGGGACGCCACGAGCACGGCGACGCTGGGGCCCGACGCGGTCCTAGACGGATACCTCGTAGCGAAAGAGGAGGGCGTGGTCGCGGGGCTGCCGCTGGCCGACGCCCTGTTTCGCCTCGTAGACCCGGCCCTGCGGTTCACGCCGTCCGTGGAGGAGGGGGAACGGGTGGAGGCCGGACAGACCCTCGCGACCGTGGGCGGGCCTGGGCGGGCGCTCCTCGCCGCCGAGCGCCCGGCCATCAACTTCGTCGGCCGCCTGTCCGGCATCGCTACCCTGACGCGCCAGTTTGTCGACGCGGTCTCGCATACGGCGGCGGACATCCTCGATACCCGCAAGACGCTGCCGGGCCATCGTCGCCCCGACAAGTACGCGGTGCAGCAGGGGGGCGGCCACAACCACCGAATGGGCCTCTACGACATGGTCCTCATCAAGGACAACCACATCGACGGGGCCGGCGGGATCACCGAGGCGGTGCGCCGCGTCCGTGATACGCACGGCGACACGTACTCAATCGAGGTGGAGGTAAAGACCCTCGACGAACTGGACGAAGCCCTCGCCCTCGCGCCCGATTACCTCCTGCTCGACAACATGTCCCCCGAGACGCTTCGCCAGGCGGTGGAGCGGGCCGACGGGCGCGTACCGCTGGAGGCCTCCGGCGGGGTGACGCTCGACACGGTTTCCACCGTCGCCGAGACAGGCGTTGACGCCATCTCTGTAGGAGCCCTCACGCACTCCGCGGAGGCCTTTGACGTCAGCATGCGGGCCCGTTGA
- the nadA gene encoding quinolinate synthase NadA: MVNDAATLTDPDALYDVLEERLEDMPSDQELRHKAEMAAEINELKQEQNAVILGHNYMEPALFHTIPDYTGSSLELSRRAAEAEADTIVFCGVRFMAETAKIVNPDKTVLLPAEEAGCSLAESITAEDVRRLRERYPGLPVVTYVNTYADVKAESDVCCTSSNAAQVVESLDSDTVIFIPDEFLAQNVAQETGKDVLFPQKRERKDVGGDGAPTSGDGAPAEAADADLIGWEGRCVVHEMFQVEDVQQAREEHPDTVVLAHPECSPEVVEEADHSGSTSSMIDYVEETDAESYLLLTECSMGDNIMGENPDKNLLRMCWQRCPHMNQITLEDTYRNLASNQYQIEIEEEVRVRALEAVERMLKIG; encoded by the coding sequence ATGGTAAACGACGCTGCTACCCTGACTGACCCCGACGCGCTCTACGACGTCCTTGAAGAACGCCTCGAGGACATGCCGAGCGACCAGGAGCTCCGCCACAAAGCTGAGATGGCCGCCGAGATCAACGAGCTCAAACAGGAGCAAAACGCGGTCATCCTTGGCCACAACTACATGGAGCCAGCCCTCTTCCACACGATTCCGGACTACACCGGCTCGTCGCTGGAGCTGAGCCGGCGCGCCGCCGAGGCGGAGGCGGACACGATCGTGTTCTGCGGTGTGCGCTTCATGGCCGAGACGGCCAAGATCGTGAACCCCGACAAGACGGTGCTCCTGCCCGCGGAGGAGGCGGGCTGTTCGCTGGCCGAGAGCATCACGGCGGAGGACGTGCGGCGCCTGCGCGAGCGCTACCCCGGGCTTCCGGTCGTGACGTACGTCAACACCTACGCCGACGTGAAGGCCGAAAGCGACGTTTGCTGTACCTCCAGCAACGCGGCGCAGGTCGTGGAGTCGCTCGACTCGGACACCGTCATCTTCATCCCGGACGAGTTCTTGGCCCAAAATGTGGCCCAGGAGACCGGTAAGGATGTGCTTTTCCCCCAGAAGCGCGAGCGAAAGGACGTGGGAGGCGATGGCGCGCCCACGAGTGGGGACGGAGCCCCGGCCGAGGCCGCCGACGCCGATCTGATTGGGTGGGAGGGGCGCTGCGTGGTCCACGAGATGTTTCAGGTGGAGGACGTGCAGCAGGCTCGCGAGGAGCACCCCGACACCGTGGTGCTGGCCCACCCTGAGTGTAGCCCGGAAGTCGTGGAGGAGGCCGACCACTCCGGCAGCACCTCGTCCATGATCGATTACGTGGAGGAGACCGACGCGGAGAGCTACCTCCTGCTCACCGAGTGCTCGATGGGCGACAACATCATGGGCGAGAACCCCGACAAGAACCTGCTCCGGATGTGCTGGCAGCGATGCCCGCACATGAACCAGATCACTCTGGAGGACACCTACCGAAACCTGGCGAGCAACCAGTACCAGATCGAGATCGAGGAGGAAGTGCGCGTGCGGGCGCTGGAGGCCGTCGAGCGCATGCTCAAGATTGGGTAG
- a CDS encoding L-aspartate oxidase produces MTHSTTDILVLGSGIAGLSAALGAAREGASVTLATKATQPKGASTWWAQGGIAVARKAPRQFKEDIHVASSGTSDPEALDVLVQNADAAVRDVLIDTLGVGFDTGGDGASFHYGREAAHSEDRILHVDASTGRHIHEPFLNYLADHDRVEIQGDTAAIDLLERDGSIHGALLKSGDAVQHHYAGATILATGGIGALYSRSTNPGGATGDGIAMAHRAGAATADMEFVQFHPTVCVADGDPFLVSEAVRGEGAVLRNAEGDRFMPDVHEDAELAPRDVVARAVEQAHERTGRVTLDVSSFDFAGTFPDLAAMCADHGVDPSAGIPVVPAEHFLCGGVDVDTRGRASLDRLYAVGECARTGVHGANRLASTSLLEGLVWGLRAGTNAAGAAPTDQEVTLSTTAGSPPSDEALGASFERLQRAMDEHVGLRRTPDGLQRALDDVHALEADVATWTDPSARRGVHELRSACTVARLIAEAAAANETSVGCHYMERPDAPSAS; encoded by the coding sequence ATGACTCACTCCACGACTGACATCCTCGTATTAGGCTCCGGCATCGCGGGCCTCTCCGCCGCGCTGGGGGCAGCCCGTGAGGGCGCCTCGGTCACCCTGGCCACGAAGGCCACGCAGCCGAAAGGCGCCTCCACGTGGTGGGCGCAGGGCGGAATCGCGGTGGCCCGCAAAGCGCCTCGCCAGTTCAAAGAGGACATCCACGTGGCCTCCAGTGGCACGAGCGACCCCGAGGCCCTCGACGTGCTCGTCCAGAATGCCGACGCCGCCGTCCGGGACGTGCTCATCGACACGCTCGGGGTCGGGTTCGACACCGGAGGCGACGGCGCGTCGTTTCACTACGGGCGAGAGGCCGCCCACTCCGAGGACCGCATCCTGCACGTGGATGCGTCGACGGGCCGGCACATCCACGAGCCGTTTCTGAACTACCTCGCCGATCACGATCGTGTGGAGATTCAGGGCGACACTGCGGCTATCGACCTCTTAGAGCGAGACGGAAGCATCCACGGGGCCCTCCTCAAGTCAGGAGACGCAGTGCAACATCACTACGCCGGGGCCACCATCCTCGCCACCGGGGGCATCGGGGCTCTCTACAGCCGCTCCACGAATCCCGGAGGGGCGACCGGAGACGGAATCGCGATGGCCCATCGGGCCGGGGCCGCGACGGCCGACATGGAGTTCGTGCAGTTTCACCCGACCGTCTGCGTGGCAGACGGCGATCCGTTTTTGGTGAGTGAGGCGGTGCGCGGGGAAGGAGCGGTCCTCCGAAACGCCGAGGGCGACCGCTTCATGCCGGACGTCCACGAGGACGCCGAGTTGGCCCCCCGAGACGTGGTGGCTCGCGCCGTGGAGCAGGCGCACGAGCGAACCGGGCGCGTCACGCTCGACGTGTCGTCGTTCGACTTCGCCGGCACCTTCCCGGACCTCGCGGCGATGTGTGCGGATCACGGGGTGGACCCGTCTGCTGGCATCCCGGTGGTGCCCGCCGAACACTTCCTCTGCGGAGGGGTCGACGTAGATACCCGTGGGCGGGCCTCGCTCGACCGGCTGTACGCCGTAGGAGAGTGCGCCCGGACGGGCGTCCACGGGGCGAACCGGCTGGCTTCGACGTCGCTCCTGGAGGGGCTGGTGTGGGGGCTGCGGGCGGGAACCAACGCCGCAGGGGCTGCGCCGACCGACCAGGAGGTGACCCTCTCCACGACAGCTGGATCGCCGCCGTCCGACGAGGCCCTCGGTGCGTCCTTCGAGCGCCTTCAGCGGGCAATGGACGAGCACGTGGGCCTTCGCCGCACCCCCGACGGCCTCCAACGGGCCCTTGACGATGTGCATGCCCTGGAGGCAGACGTTGCCACCTGGACGGACCCCAGTGCCCGGCGCGGCGTCCACGAACTCCGATCGGCCTGCACGGTGGCCCGCCTGATCGCCGAGGCGGCCGCGGCCAACGAGACCTCCGTGGGGTGCCACTACATGGAACGCCCCGACGCCCCGTCGGCATCTTGA
- a CDS encoding amidohydrolase family protein → MTASTFRRYGLGLLSLVLLALPSRLSAQDYEVPTVTDTYALQNARVVQAPGQVLESATVVVRDGVIDAVGPDAEVPYDARTIEADSLVVYAGFIDGLSHAGVEMPETEDEDVDDPGNPPPDAAGIQPDRSVRPFLTPDESDLQSLRKAGFTLGHVAPEGQMLPGTSAHVFYGGETANDMVLETAPTLFAQIQTSAGYVYPATDMAVIAQMRQLYREAERRQQLEAAYEQDPAGRPQPPQDPQHSALFSVLDGEQPLAFYADEALSLHRILALHQELDFPLVLAGLGESHEMVSTLQGVDAPLFLTLDLPEAPTRSTGQDTTVVDTTSTPSRYYNPDLRVLSHETVGEEDENLELRHAAERQTYLETAATLHEAGLEFGFTTREADPGDVRDNLRTMIEQGLPEQTALAALTTRPATQLGLNDRLGTVEEGKIANLVVTDGSYFSNDTAVQHVFVDGRLYDYSTDGSDEGEVSGDVSAVLGTWSYTLETPQGDLSGEVAIEGDQSGLDGTFTGPQGDEQPLQSVSFDGTTLSFTVDSPQGGSVSVSVTVEGDTFDGSASTSGGSFPISGERTSTPGTARK, encoded by the coding sequence ATGACTGCTTCGACATTTCGCCGCTACGGACTCGGCCTTCTCAGCCTCGTCCTGTTGGCCCTGCCGTCTCGCCTCTCTGCCCAGGACTACGAGGTGCCGACGGTGACCGACACGTACGCCCTTCAGAACGCCCGCGTCGTCCAGGCCCCGGGGCAGGTGCTCGAATCGGCCACCGTCGTCGTGCGGGATGGTGTGATCGACGCCGTGGGCCCGGACGCCGAGGTGCCGTACGACGCCCGCACCATCGAGGCGGACTCGCTCGTGGTCTACGCCGGCTTCATCGACGGACTCTCGCACGCGGGGGTCGAAATGCCGGAGACCGAGGACGAGGACGTCGACGACCCCGGGAACCCGCCCCCCGACGCGGCGGGCATTCAGCCGGACCGGTCCGTCCGCCCGTTCCTGACCCCCGACGAGTCGGACTTGCAGTCGCTGCGGAAGGCCGGGTTTACTCTCGGCCACGTCGCTCCGGAGGGACAGATGCTTCCCGGCACCAGCGCGCACGTCTTCTACGGCGGGGAGACGGCCAACGACATGGTCCTGGAGACTGCCCCCACCCTCTTCGCCCAAATCCAGACGTCCGCCGGCTACGTGTACCCGGCCACGGACATGGCCGTGATCGCACAGATGCGGCAGTTGTACCGCGAGGCGGAGCGCCGACAGCAGCTTGAGGCGGCCTACGAACAGGACCCTGCGGGCCGCCCGCAGCCGCCCCAGGACCCGCAGCACAGCGCGCTCTTTTCTGTGCTGGACGGCGAGCAGCCCCTCGCCTTCTACGCCGACGAGGCGCTCTCCCTCCACCGCATCCTTGCGCTGCACCAGGAGCTCGACTTCCCGCTCGTGCTGGCCGGGCTCGGGGAGAGCCACGAAATGGTCTCTACGCTTCAGGGGGTCGACGCGCCGCTCTTTCTGACGCTCGATCTGCCCGAGGCGCCCACGCGGTCGACGGGTCAGGACACCACTGTGGTCGACACCACCAGCACCCCGTCCCGCTACTACAACCCGGACCTGAGGGTCCTGTCGCACGAGACAGTCGGCGAGGAGGACGAGAACCTTGAGCTCCGGCACGCCGCCGAGCGCCAGACATACCTAGAAACGGCGGCTACCCTACACGAGGCCGGACTTGAGTTTGGGTTCACGACCCGCGAGGCCGATCCGGGAGACGTGCGCGACAACCTCCGCACAATGATCGAACAGGGCCTGCCCGAACAGACGGCGCTGGCCGCTCTCACGACGCGTCCGGCCACCCAGCTTGGCCTCAATGACCGCCTCGGAACTGTGGAGGAGGGCAAGATCGCCAACCTGGTCGTCACCGACGGATCGTACTTCTCGAACGACACGGCGGTACAGCACGTCTTCGTGGACGGTCGGCTGTACGACTACAGCACCGACGGGTCCGACGAGGGGGAGGTGAGCGGCGACGTGTCCGCAGTGCTCGGCACGTGGTCGTATACGCTCGAAACCCCACAGGGAGACCTCTCCGGTGAGGTTGCGATCGAGGGCGACCAATCGGGCCTAGACGGCACCTTCACCGGCCCGCAGGGCGACGAACAGCCGCTCCAGTCGGTGTCGTTCGACGGCACCACGCTCTCGTTTACGGTGGACTCGCCCCAGGGCGGCTCCGTGTCTGTCTCGGTGACGGTCGAGGGCGATACCTTTGACGGGTCCGCCTCCACGTCCGGGGGGTCGTTCCCCATCTCTGGGGAGCGCACGAGCACCCCCGGCACGGCGAGGAAGTAG
- a CDS encoding amidohydrolase family protein has translation MLSLFPSRLSFALGVLAAVLLVATPLQAQDRLRGDAPDDWLIQDATVLTVTNGTIENGDILVRDGDIAQVGQDLSAPSGVETYDASGEYVMPGIVEAHQHMAISDVNEATNPVTAEVGVGDVLNPYDVGIYRALAGGVTTAHVMHGSANPIGGRNETIKLRYGVTNPDRLEMEGAPRTIKFALGENPTGLYGQGRDQVPRTRMGVEQVIRTALTEAERYMEAKQAYQNGERPRPPAHSERMEVLAGVLQGDVLVQTHGYRADEMLMLMDVFEDFGIQDLVFHHANEGFKIAPELAAFGDNGAGATVFSDWWSYKFEVYYSTAYNATVLAQNGVNASINSDIPGEQRDLYLQAAKTQRYGDLSDTQALRLVTLNPARQLGIADRVGSIEEGKAADLAIFSEHPLSVYTKPQRTYVDGVVRFDHDQDPDDMRLRVDPEGTVDLARDGWSRHAAHSCLKGVTQLRATRNGVSLENTGR, from the coding sequence ATGCTCTCCCTCTTTCCCTCCCGCCTTTCCTTTGCTCTCGGCGTCCTCGCCGCCGTCCTGCTGGTCGCCACGCCCCTGCAGGCCCAAGACCGGCTGCGCGGCGACGCCCCGGACGACTGGCTCATTCAGGACGCCACCGTGCTGACCGTCACGAACGGCACCATCGAGAACGGCGACATCCTCGTCCGGGACGGCGACATCGCCCAGGTTGGACAAGACCTCTCCGCCCCCAGCGGCGTCGAGACGTACGACGCCAGCGGCGAGTACGTGATGCCCGGCATCGTGGAGGCCCACCAGCACATGGCCATCAGCGACGTCAACGAGGCCACCAACCCCGTCACCGCCGAGGTCGGCGTGGGCGACGTGCTCAACCCCTACGACGTCGGCATTTACCGCGCGCTGGCGGGGGGCGTGACGACCGCCCACGTGATGCACGGCTCCGCCAACCCCATCGGGGGGCGCAACGAAACGATCAAGCTGCGCTACGGCGTCACGAATCCCGATCGCCTGGAGATGGAGGGTGCGCCCCGGACAATCAAGTTTGCCCTCGGGGAAAACCCGACCGGGCTGTACGGCCAGGGCCGCGACCAGGTGCCCCGCACCCGCATGGGCGTCGAGCAGGTCATCCGGACGGCCCTCACCGAGGCCGAGCGCTACATGGAGGCGAAGCAGGCCTACCAGAACGGAGAGCGCCCTCGTCCCCCGGCCCATAGCGAGCGGATGGAGGTGCTCGCGGGCGTCCTGCAGGGCGACGTTCTGGTGCAGACCCACGGCTACCGGGCCGACGAGATGCTCATGCTCATGGATGTCTTCGAGGACTTCGGCATCCAGGACCTCGTCTTCCACCACGCGAACGAGGGCTTCAAGATTGCCCCGGAGCTGGCCGCCTTTGGGGACAATGGCGCCGGCGCGACGGTCTTCTCCGACTGGTGGTCGTACAAGTTCGAGGTCTACTACTCCACCGCCTACAACGCCACCGTCCTCGCCCAGAACGGCGTCAACGCGTCCATCAACTCCGACATTCCGGGGGAGCAGCGCGACCTGTACCTCCAGGCCGCCAAGACGCAGCGGTACGGCGACCTCTCGGACACCCAGGCCCTCAGGCTCGTGACCCTCAACCCCGCCCGCCAGCTCGGCATCGCCGACCGCGTGGGGTCCATTGAAGAAGGGAAGGCCGCCGACCTCGCCATCTTCAGCGAGCACCCGCTGTCCGTCTACACCAAACCGCAGCGGACCTACGTCGACGGGGTCGTGCGCTTCGACCACGACCAAGACCCCGACGACATGCGGCTCCGCGTGGACCCGGAAGGCACCGTCGACCTGGCCCGGGACGGCTGGAGCCGCCACGCCGCCCACAGTTGCTTGAAGGGCGTGACCCAGTTGCGCGCCACCCGCAACGGCGTATCCCTCGAAAACACGGGCCGGTAA
- a CDS encoding ATP-binding protein, whose amino-acid sequence MPEPESSEPDAASPVDDAPEAVPDTPPLDPYTAHYPSWARELARKYFTKTVSTFILHGDIRDVVPTEDRDGARIYPPLRRFLTDDLFAARDVVVFYDRSAGIHFADAASRQDFSRALAGEESLAGTEYENNLPKAPNKVFELLENYFRLRLSNGTRVACVVDYAETVAPMAEASMYSAQDRQSLVYLQKWSRDALFLENDFTLTLLTENLTDLNQQLVQSPHTAEIYVPIPEGDDRQAYIDWALDERGDLFRAHSDVSPEALAQNTAGLNYTQLRTILADVLENQNRLTAATLSDLKKEFIEAEAYGMLEFIETDNSLDLIAGHTEAKRHLRQAAHAVQTGQHDVLPMGYLVSGPVGCGKTFLINCFAGEIGIPMVKLKNFRSQWQGVTEGNLEKILNLLEAMTPVAVMIDEADAALGNRDMQGDSGVSQRVFSQIVSFMSDPAHRGRVIFFLVTARPDLMPVDLKRQGRAEEHLSLFYPHSRADREELLQVMMRRTGVDLPVEEVPPELLEGERTYSGADMEAVLTRAAFRAAGSNDGAVTPALLQETVNDFIPPTYPTEVELQQLAAVLECTSRDLLPERFRSMKREEVVERLEQLKRTVG is encoded by the coding sequence ATGCCCGAGCCCGAATCGTCCGAGCCCGACGCGGCCTCGCCCGTAGACGATGCCCCCGAGGCCGTCCCCGATACGCCACCGCTCGACCCGTACACGGCCCACTACCCCTCGTGGGCCCGGGAACTGGCGCGGAAGTACTTCACGAAGACGGTGTCCACCTTCATCCTCCACGGCGATATTCGCGACGTGGTGCCGACGGAAGACCGCGACGGCGCCCGCATTTACCCGCCGCTCCGGCGCTTCCTGACCGACGACCTGTTTGCCGCCCGCGACGTGGTGGTCTTCTACGACCGCAGCGCCGGAATCCACTTCGCGGACGCGGCCTCCCGGCAAGACTTCAGCCGCGCCCTGGCCGGGGAGGAGAGCCTCGCCGGCACCGAATACGAGAACAACCTCCCGAAGGCCCCCAACAAGGTCTTCGAGCTCCTCGAGAACTACTTCCGTCTCCGCCTCTCGAACGGCACTCGGGTGGCCTGCGTCGTCGACTACGCGGAGACGGTGGCCCCCATGGCCGAGGCGTCGATGTACTCGGCGCAGGACCGACAGTCGCTCGTGTACCTGCAGAAGTGGTCCCGCGACGCGCTCTTCCTGGAGAACGACTTCACGCTCACCCTCCTCACCGAAAACCTAACGGATCTGAACCAACAGCTCGTCCAGAGCCCCCACACCGCCGAGATTTACGTCCCGATTCCCGAGGGGGACGACCGGCAGGCATACATCGACTGGGCACTGGACGAGCGGGGCGACCTGTTCCGGGCGCACTCGGACGTGTCCCCGGAGGCCCTCGCCCAGAACACGGCGGGCCTCAACTACACCCAGCTGCGGACGATCCTGGCCGACGTGCTGGAAAACCAGAACCGACTGACCGCCGCGACGCTCTCCGACCTGAAGAAGGAGTTCATCGAGGCGGAGGCGTATGGGATGCTTGAGTTTATCGAGACGGACAACTCGCTGGACCTGATCGCGGGCCACACGGAGGCGAAGCGCCACCTGCGACAGGCCGCCCACGCGGTGCAGACGGGGCAGCACGACGTGCTCCCGATGGGATACCTCGTGAGCGGGCCCGTGGGCTGCGGCAAGACCTTCCTCATCAACTGCTTCGCCGGGGAAATTGGGATTCCGATGGTGAAGCTCAAGAACTTCCGCTCGCAGTGGCAGGGCGTGACGGAGGGCAACCTGGAGAAGATTCTGAACCTGCTGGAGGCAATGACGCCGGTGGCCGTCATGATCGACGAGGCCGACGCGGCCCTTGGGAACCGCGACATGCAGGGCGACAGCGGCGTGAGCCAGCGCGTCTTCTCACAGATCGTCTCGTTCATGAGCGACCCGGCGCACCGGGGGCGCGTGATCTTCTTCCTCGTCACGGCCCGCCCCGACCTGATGCCGGTGGACCTCAAGCGACAGGGGCGCGCCGAGGAGCACCTCTCTCTTTTCTACCCGCACAGCCGCGCGGACCGGGAGGAACTCCTGCAGGTGATGATGCGCCGAACGGGCGTGGACCTGCCGGTCGAAGAGGTCCCCCCTGAACTGCTAGAGGGCGAGCGGACCTACAGCGGGGCCGACATGGAGGCCGTCCTGACCCGCGCCGCCTTCCGTGCCGCCGGGTCGAACGACGGGGCCGTGACGCCGGCCCTCCTGCAGGAAACGGTGAACGACTTCATTCCGCCCACCTACCCGACGGAGGTGGAGCTCCAGCAGCTCGCCGCCGTGCTGGAGTGCACGAGCCGCGACCTGCTCCCGGAGCGCTTCCGATCGATGAAGCGGGAGGAGGTCGTCGAGCGGCTCGAACAGCTAAAGCGAACGGTGGGCTAG